The following are encoded together in the Bos taurus isolate L1 Dominette 01449 registration number 42190680 breed Hereford chromosome 17, ARS-UCD2.0, whole genome shotgun sequence genome:
- the PIK3IP1 gene encoding phosphoinositide-3-kinase-interacting protein 1 precursor has translation MLLAWVRTILVSNMLLAEAYGSGGCFWDNGHLYRADQPSPAPGHSCLNWLDAQSGLAFAPESGAGNHSYCRNPDQDPRGPWCYVSGEAGAPEKRPCQDLRCPDTTSQGLPTSATETEEAPEVPGGDEVFAPANALPARSEAAAVQPVIGISQRVRVNSKEKKDLGTLGYVLGITMMVIIVVIGAGIVLGYTYKRGKDLKAQHEQKVCERELQRITLPLSAFTNPTCEIVDEKTVVVHASQTPVDLQEGSAPLMGQAGTPGA, from the exons ATGCTGTTGGCCTGGGTGCGAACAATCCTCGTCAGCAACATGCTCCTGGCAGAAGCCTATGGATCTGGAG GCTGCTTCTGGGATAACGGCCACCTGTACCGGGCAGATCAGCCCTCCCCCGCGCCGGGCCACAGCTGCCTTAACTGGCTGGACGCGCAGAGCGGCCTGGCATTTGCCCCAGAGTCGG GCGCCGGCAACCACAGCTACTGCCGGAACCCGGACCAGGACCCACGCGGGCCCTGGTGCTACGTCAGCGGCGAGGCTGGAGCTCCCGAGAAGCGACCTTGCCAGGACCTGCGCTGCCCAG ATACCACTTCCCAGGGCCTGCCAACCTCTGCAACAGAAACTGAGGAGGCCCCTGAAGTGCCAGGGGGAGATGAGGTGTTTGCTCCTGCCAACGCCCTGCCTGCCCGGAGCGAGGCTGCAGCTGTGCAGCCAGTGATTGGGATCAGCCAACGAGTGCGGGTGAACTCCAAGGAGAAGAAGGACCTGGGAACACTGG GCTACGTGCTGGGCATCACCATGATGGTGATCATCGTCGTCATTGGAGCTGGAATTGTCCTTGGCTACACCTACAAGAG GGGCAAGGACCTGAAAGCCCAGCACGAGCAGAAAGTGTGCGAGCGGGAGCTGCAGCGGATCACCCTGCCCTTGTCTGCCTTCACCAACCCCACCTGCGAGATCGTGGATGAGAAGACCGTTGTGGTCCACGCCAGCCAGACTCCAGTCGACCTTCAGGAGGGCAGTGCCCCCCTCATGGGCCAGGCGGGCACTCCAGGAGCCTGA